ATGCCATTGAAAAAGATGAAAAAACAATGAAAGCCTTTACTGAAGATATTCGCGAGCAATTCCAATTTTTATCCTATGCACCGATTGTTTTTGTATCCGCAATAACGAAAAAACGCTTAACTAATTTATTCCCAGTGATCAATCAGGTGAGTGAAAATCATACTTTACGCGTCCAAAGTAGCATGTTGAATGATGTGATTAGTGATGCTGTGGCAATGAATCCAGCACCTATGGATAAAGGGAAACGGTTAAAGATTTTTTATACAACACAAGTAGCTGTTAAACCTCCAACTTTTGTTGTTTTTGTGAATGAACCAGAATTGTTGCATTTTTCTTATGAGCGCTTTTTAGAAAATAGAATTCGTGAAGCCTTTCCTTTTGAAGGAACGCCGATTCGTCTTATTGCAAGACAACGAAAATAATTTTTTGAAGGTGGTTTAAATGATGGCAAAAGAGCAAAAAGTAGCTATACTTGGCGCAGGTAGTTGGGGAACAGCACTTGCACTCGTTCTAGCTGATAATGGTCATAATACAGTAATTTGGGGGAATAACGCAGAAATTATTCAAGAAATAAATGAACAGCATACAAATGGTCATTATTTAAAAAGCATTTCTCTTCCTGCGAAAATTACTGCAACGCTCTCGCTTGAACAAGCAACACAAGGTGCCGAAATCATTGTTATTGCTGTGCCAACAAGCGCAATGCGTTCTGTTTCGGAGCACCTCAATACGGTTTTAACTGAACCTAAAATTATCGTTCACGTAAGTAAGGGGATTGAGCCGGACACTAATTTACGTATGTCAGAAGTTTTAGCCCAAGAAATTTCTCTTGAAAACAGACAAGGAATTGTAGTTTTATCTGGACCTAGCCATGCTGAAGAAGTGGCAAAACGCAAGCCAACAACTCTTTCTGCAAGTAGTAAAGATACTATGCTAGCTAAGAAAGTACAAGATATTTTTGCTAATCATAACTTGCGAATTTATACAAATACTGATGTTATTGGTGCAGAAATTGGTGGAGCCCTTAAAAATATTATTGCACTTGGAGCTGGTATTTCTGACGGCTTAGGATACGGAGATAATGCGAAGGCAGCGCTTATGACCCGTGGAATGGCTGAAATTACGAGGCTTGGTGCAGCAGTAGGTGCTGAGCCGCAAACTTTTTATGGCTTAACGGGTATTGGCGATTTGATCGTAACCTGTACAAGTGTTCATTCGCGTAACTGGAGAGCCGGGAACATGCTTGGTAAAGGCAAAAAGTTAACAGAAGTGCTAGATAATATGGGGATGGTTGTTGAAGGCGTTCGAACAGCAAAAGCCGTTAATACATGGGCGAACAAATTACAAATTGAGATGCCAATTTCAAAAGCAATCTATCAAATTCTTTTCGAGAATCAAAATCCACAAGTTGCTGTGGACCGTTTAATGGGGAGAGCAAAAAAAGAAGAAAAAGAAAAATTTTAATAAAAGACACAATTCGAAGTGCTCGATTCAAATTGTGCTTTTTAGGGTAGATAATACGAAGGAGGTCAGAGTATGTTAAAAGTAGAAGCACAAAAAGCAGCATATCACATTACTTGGTCAAAAGGAGAGTTTCCAACAGGGACAGAGATATTTCAAAGTGAGGCACCTGAATTAAGCAATACAAGTGAGTTAATTGGTACAATACAAGCTAATCAAACAGAGTTTTCTGCCAATTATACGAATGTCAAACCACTTTATTTTATTTTAAAACAAAACAATGGAGAAACAACCGTTGTAAGCGAACGCACGATCAAAATGGAAGGCACCTTCAACTTTCGAGATATGGGTGGCTATT
This DNA window, taken from Listeria sp. PSOL-1, encodes the following:
- a CDS encoding NAD(P)H-dependent glycerol-3-phosphate dehydrogenase, whose protein sequence is MAKEQKVAILGAGSWGTALALVLADNGHNTVIWGNNAEIIQEINEQHTNGHYLKSISLPAKITATLSLEQATQGAEIIVIAVPTSAMRSVSEHLNTVLTEPKIIVHVSKGIEPDTNLRMSEVLAQEISLENRQGIVVLSGPSHAEEVAKRKPTTLSASSKDTMLAKKVQDIFANHNLRIYTNTDVIGAEIGGALKNIIALGAGISDGLGYGDNAKAALMTRGMAEITRLGAAVGAEPQTFYGLTGIGDLIVTCTSVHSRNWRAGNMLGKGKKLTEVLDNMGMVVEGVRTAKAVNTWANKLQIEMPISKAIYQILFENQNPQVAVDRLMGRAKKEEKEKF